The region CGTGCGGGCTAACTTAGccgtctgtttgtgtttcatgacAACCAGATATTAAAACGTTGTTTAACCATATcgagctgtctctctctgtagaaACACGTCAGGATCAGCCGTTGTGAGAGTCGGGACCACCTCACAGAGATTTACCTTCGACATGTGATCCCGCTGCCGCAGAGGACTTTACCAAACAGTCGCTGGGGCAAAAGGATGGAGAAGACCCGGGGGAGGCAGACCCCGGcgggtcaaaggtcagacagGTAACACAAACTACTGTACACCTGATGGCTGTTAATATGTTCGATGGGATGTTAGGCGGCTAAAATACCCAGTACGTCATTTTGGGATGCGGTCATCTAGTTTTCCTTGTatacaaaggaaaataaaacttCTGAACATCATTTAAATCTAATAAATTGGACCTGAGACTTTTGTAGGTAAacttgttctgcacatgttaaatttactaattatccctgcactcatgttcacttcatttgtctgtctactcgccgttatattgaatagtttctactgataatatgtctacactcattcactttaacttatgtcaatactgtccatttacaactctgtttttacacatttacatttaatctttcatatttaagactagtaatgtttagttaaatcctggttgtatatattcacattcttagttttgatatttttagtgcttatttacttcatagttaatattatattgtgtttaaatttgctaacattgtgattttttactcattgtgtgtttggacaacctgctgctgtaacgcaacaatttcccagtttgggatcaataaagtaattatattctattctgttctattctattatcTTTTAGTTTTAGTGCTGCAACctcctggaatattttacaacaggacctgaacttgagcacttttatcccttatggacacttttagaaatattatttttaaccgcccaatacctgttttatttgattttaattacttgacttatcactgtagtcatttcaagcttttaaattattttagtgtttatatattttattgctcttttattgattttattttctgcagtagctgtatctcatttctcgttgtttatcatttatgccCGTTTTCTCAGCAtcgttgtaaatgagggtcgccctcagtgatctctccgagaacttaaatagaggttgatgatgatgattacatACACGCGTTACGTCCAGCAGGTGAGCCCGGTGTGGTGGACgaagttttcatttcatttactcAGAGGTCCAGTATGTTCACTTCTGGGACCTGTTGACAAAGTAAAATggcagaaatcaaataaaagattGACAATTATGTCTTCATTGGCCTATATTCACTGGAAAAAAAGaattcatgttgttgtttttacctgAGTAGAACCTAATGTGTTGTCCATTCAATCCGCCATTTTTGCACCGCCATGTTTTTCTACAGTAGCCGAGAAAGGTCAAACCAAGATCTTTCTCGGCAGCCGGCTTTTTCacgcgtttttttttttttgctgtcatttTTGTTGTGCTGTTATCCTGCTCAGAACACATGGGCAGTAGAAAGTCTaacaaagattgttttttgGAACAAAGATTATGCCGTGTGTCACTAGAAACGCAGTTGAACTCGGTCTGCCTTGTGCTCCTCTTCTCAATTCATATGTGCGTAAGTGATCAAAATATCAAACTGAGGTGAAGATGAATTTATGTTTCAGTGTACCCTTGAAAATATAAAAGCACATAGCAATGTATCTCCCAGTAAACCTGCATAAAAAAATAGAGTTTATGTGTCATTAAGCGTTACATTACATccatttgaatgtaaaaaaatattcattgttgttttgttgtttccatCTGCAGTAACGATCACAATAGAAAAAGGCCTGTGATTGTGTTCGATGGCAGCTCCTCCAACTCTGGCCCATTAAAAGTAAAGAAACCCGAGGGAACCTCTGTGTCAACTGGAATCACCGACAGGTTAAAACCGCCCCCTGCTGCAAACCTGCACAACCCCATCCGCAAGTTATCTGGAAACACGACATCCTCTTCCTCAGCCATCCACAGCAGCCCGGACGCAGCCAGTCTGAAACGGGAAGCCAATAGCTCGGTAAGAACGTTTTTGTTTCTATCATCTCAAATGTGCTTTACGAACAAGTTCTTATTGGTGAAAATGGTGCAGAATTAGCTGCACTGTTTTTGTGCTTcatctgtgttgtttgtgtgtaaaccacagcaggaaacaaacacactcccaTTTTAATTTCTACAAACGAGTAAGAAGCAAAAGGAAAACAGACCAAGTCTTTAAATCTTTCTCATAAACTGATGGTTTCATCTCATCTGTATTCTTAtcaccatgtttttttatacatgtgATTCTTTGATGTGCAATTtatcaaaacatattttctaatTTACGAGTTATTGACCCACACACCGTATCTATTTTATTATGACTTGATAACAAGATCATCCACACTTTGTTAAGGAGTTAACTTCAGAGATCACaactgttagaaaaaaaaagtgtttgctgTTGGTCAAATTGTTTCAATCTGTGCAAAACAGACAAATCATGCGGTGAAATATTATCAGTCATACTTTCAACGGATCTGCTAACCTTTGCAGTATGAGTTaagctttattttgttttttatgttgcttgtttttcttccatttccTCAGGGTTCAATGAACTCTCCAGAGGCGAAGAAAAAGATCCAGCATGTGACATGGCCCTGACCAAATGCCCCTCTTCACACAGACCTGATGGGAGCCCACACTCCAACTTAATGTTGTTGCTAACCACCTCTTACTCTCTCAATCGTTGTTGTCTCACTAATGGCATCACAGACggggataaaaaataaaataaaataaaaaacttttatcCTGTGTGAAGGCCGATCACAGCTCTGGTTCTGGAGCTGTAAGCAGATAGGATGACGTGGAGTAAAGAGCTTCCTCTTGCTTTCCCTCAACCTCAAGTGTCCTTACCATCAATGATAAGCAACTCAACTTAAAGTCCCCCCACATGGAGACCTAGAGGAGAAAATACAACttgttttctgaaataaatttaTGGAAATGATGGTTGTTGATATTCTGTTTCTGGGCACGATTTGGTTCTGGCAAGAAGGGAGGGATAGTAAGTCATGAAGAGATTTTAATTCAAATGCCACTGTCTCTCGTAGTTGTCATTGTTGAAGAAATATTGAACCTCAAAGAGATGGACATATCTGAGAGGCTTTTTGTACAAGTAAACAGGCAGTGATTAAATCACAGTAAAAATCCAACCCCTGATTATGCTGAAAATGCTGCGGTGGTAGTTAGTGTCATTTTTGTTCTTATTAAACTCCATTTCACTGAGGTTTGTATTCATTAAATCCTTTGTGctatttcacaaaatgttcaggttttttcagaataaaagcagagCGGTATTGGAACACGATGAGACGAGATGTCTATTGCTAATTTTGTCACAATAGGAAGCAGGGAGCTTACATTCACGTGTGTGAATACAACTTTTTTAATAACTCAGACAATTAAAAGGAATACGACCTAAAGCAAgaacaatgtctttttttaaaatatatttattcataattaTGAATACATTGACTCTGTAGTTATTATCTGTGAATATGATGTCATCAGGAACACGAtaaacaaaagcatttttaattcTTGTCAGATTCATTGTCATGTTTGTACcaactgatttttaaataaagtgtctCAATAAAATTCATCACTTTTGCTGATTTAATTACACCAGGAATTCCAGCTGCTTTGTGCACATGCTTGGTGGGCTGTACCTAAAATAGAGTAAATAGTATTTTATCTACTTTTGTATTATAGAGGTTAAAGCCCAAGTTTCTTTCAAGAAGTCAACTTATGTCTTAAATTTGTCTGCATTTTCCGCTCCAAAGTTCCAACATTATGACTCGTATTATAGGAATGATTCTTTAAGGAGGTGTTCacacatccaactatctcatgaagtaggACGTCACACACTAtcacttcaaaagaaaaaaatctgcacactactcttgctaagTATCAcaaatttattagaaaaattcaaaacatttcagtcactCTGAACAACATACatgacaaaggttcagagggacggaAAGGttgtgagtttttttaaaataaattgggGATACTTAGCTTAGAGTAGTGCGCAGGATTCTTTATTTTCAAGTTATATGAATGATTCTGAAATGCATTTATGCAGAGTAAAGacagtttttgaaatgtttattagGTAATAGAAGAGCTCATTCACAAACCCTTTACTAATTACAGTATCAAGCTAGCCCATGCACAAAGCAGTGATTATTATTACACGTCAAAGTGGATAATcattcacacattcatattTTAGATTTATGTCTTAGAGCTTCACACAGTCGATCTGCCCTCACGTAGCTGTTTCATAAGCAAAGGTCTCTACATTCATGCCAACAGTTGTAACATtagtaatgattttttttctcagagaaCATTTAACTTAAACTTTTTAACTTCAAAAGCACTGTTAGTAGTTTATATTTCATGGCAACAATGTACATTTAAAGTAATGCTATAAGGATGCTATGGAGGCGTAGCGCTGTGCTTTGATAGTGTATTATTATATCTCTGTTGTTCTATTATAACATAGCCATCAAATCTAAGGTGTCTGTCTCCCTGCGCACAGAATTAGATGTCCTTGCCACACTCTGGGCACAGGATGTCATCACGCTCAGTGAGGAAGCCACGGCCAACCAGGGACACGGAGCACTTCTTACAGTTGAAGCAGTCATTGTGCCACTGGCGCTCCTCGAAGGAAATGTACTTGCTGCCTCCAAggcctaaaaagaaaaaaaagtgatggatAAGTCATTAAATATTGTTAGAAATAATCCTTTCAGTTTCTgggaaaccaaaaaaaaaaatcatgattaCCGCTAATAGGGGTGGTGCAGGAGGCACATTTCTTTGCATACAGGTTGCAGAAGCAGTTGAGACAATAGGCAAAATCGTCTCTCGAGGTAAACCTCTGGCCAGACAGCTGCTGCTTGCAGCTAGTGCACAGGAAGCAGTCCTTGTGCCAGGGCTGGTCGTGGTAGGTCACCCCGCCAGTGGTGATGGGCTACAAAGAGGGAAGAGTGACACTTAATGCTTTTGGTTGTTGCACACCTCATGGTCTTCTCGATAGTGATTGAATAGTAGGTTGAAAATCGTTTTAggtatttttaaaatgcaaaattccTTGTCCTACCTTCTTGCAGTGCACACACTGCATGGCAAACTGCTTCTCATAGCAGGGCACACAGAAGTTGCTGTTGTCCTTGGGGATGAAGCTCTTGGTGCCAATTGGCTGCTGGCATCTTTGGCAGGTGAAACAGGTCTCATGCCAGCTGTTCCCCTTGTGCTCCATCTTCCTGGAGCCTGAGGAGAAATATGAAGAAATTGAATAATTAAAggtaaaatcaaaatacatttttgtttctgtagtCAAGAACTAATATACACCTCATAATATCTTCCAAACAGTCAGTTAACTTTATTCTTTGGAAACATAAaacatctctcttttttaaccAAATGTTCCATTCTTTCTGGTCTTTTTGTAAATCTTTTTTATCACTTAGAAGGACAGTTAAGATACCTCATAATATTTGATGACAGTGTTGACACGTGTAGTCATAATATAAACTGAGGTGTGctacatttaaattttttaagatttaatttttgggctttttgtaaatatttta is a window of Labrus mixtus chromosome 13, fLabMix1.1, whole genome shotgun sequence DNA encoding:
- the c13h2orf49 gene encoding ashwin — encoded protein: MATSTGEDGKAVCTSDVDLLLHPELLSRDFMQLILSEKHVRISRCESRDHLTEIYLRHVIPLPQRTLPNSRWGKRMEKTRGRQTPAGQRSDSNDHNRKRPVIVFDGSSSNSGPLKVKKPEGTSVSTGITDRLKPPPAANLHNPIRKLSGNTTSSSSAIHSSPDAASLKREANSSGSMNSPEAKKKIQHVTWP
- the fhl2a gene encoding four and a half LIM domains protein 2a, yielding MTERYDCHYCKESLFGKKYVLREENPYCVKCYESLYSNTCEECKKPIGCNTRDLSYKDRHWHEECFKCFQCKRSLVDKPFSTKDDQLLCTECYSNEYSSKCHECKKTIMPGSRKMEHKGNSWHETCFTCQRCQQPIGTKSFIPKDNSNFCVPCYEKQFAMQCVHCKKPITTGGVTYHDQPWHKDCFLCTSCKQQLSGQRFTSRDDFAYCLNCFCNLYAKKCASCTTPISGLGGSKYISFEERQWHNDCFNCKKCSVSLVGRGFLTERDDILCPECGKDI